In one Cupriavidus taiwanensis genomic region, the following are encoded:
- a CDS encoding NfeD family protein, which yields MAYYIWFVAAVLLVIVELNTGTFYLLMVAVGLAAAGVAALLGASPAAQTLIGALVAAALIAGLRGTRFGKLRRGNAAADPNVNLDIGQELDVPAWDANRRARVPYRGADWTVELAPDCPPDRALAPGRYRIVAVRGSTLVVSPR from the coding sequence ATGGCGTACTACATCTGGTTCGTGGCAGCGGTGCTGCTGGTGATCGTCGAACTGAACACCGGCACGTTCTACCTGCTGATGGTGGCGGTGGGACTGGCCGCCGCCGGCGTGGCCGCCTTGCTCGGCGCATCGCCCGCGGCGCAGACACTGATCGGAGCGCTGGTCGCGGCGGCGCTGATCGCCGGGCTGCGGGGTACCCGCTTCGGCAAGCTGCGCCGCGGCAATGCCGCGGCCGATCCCAACGTCAACCTCGATATCGGCCAGGAGCTCGACGTGCCCGCGTGGGATGCCAACCGGCGCGCGCGCGTGCCGTATCGCGGCGCCGACTGGACCGTCGAGCTGGCGCCAGATTGCCCCCCCGATCGCGCCCTTGCGCCGGGCCGCTACCGCATCGTCGCGGTGCGCGGCAGCACGCTGGTGGTATCGCCCCGCTGA
- a CDS encoding DMT family transporter, which produces MGIGVLCGLLAGAFWGMVFIAPKLLPAFSPWELAIGRYLAYGLVACVAALPLLRRIARKLTRADCVALLRQAFTGNLLYYVLLAFGVQLAGVGPTSLIIGILPISVTIMGRRDHGAVPLARLLWPLLVVAAGIACINIDLFGGGQSAHAAAAGDVARPVWQKLAGVCCAAGALVCWTLYAVDNARYLQRNPHYSGNEWSALYGLSTGAVSAMLAAVGWIIAGDTLGAADSGRDWQWFWMVNAAVALGASLIGNNLWNIASRRLPLTLSGQMIVFETLFALAYGFVFEQRWPRPLEIAAIVLLMVGVAWSVRLHATDKSA; this is translated from the coding sequence ATGGGAATCGGCGTATTGTGCGGGCTGCTGGCTGGTGCGTTCTGGGGCATGGTGTTTATCGCCCCCAAGCTGCTGCCCGCGTTTTCGCCGTGGGAACTGGCCATCGGCCGCTATCTGGCGTACGGGCTGGTGGCGTGCGTGGCGGCGCTGCCGCTGCTGCGCCGCATCGCGCGCAAGCTGACCCGCGCCGACTGCGTGGCGCTGCTGCGCCAGGCCTTTACCGGCAACCTGCTCTACTACGTGCTGCTGGCCTTTGGCGTGCAACTGGCCGGGGTCGGCCCGACCTCGCTGATCATCGGCATCCTGCCGATCTCGGTCACCATCATGGGCCGGCGCGACCATGGCGCGGTGCCGCTGGCGCGGCTGCTGTGGCCGCTGCTGGTGGTGGCCGCCGGCATTGCCTGCATCAATATCGACCTGTTCGGCGGCGGCCAGAGCGCCCATGCGGCGGCGGCCGGCGACGTGGCACGGCCGGTGTGGCAGAAGCTGGCGGGAGTCTGCTGCGCTGCCGGCGCGCTGGTCTGCTGGACCCTCTACGCAGTCGACAATGCGCGCTACCTGCAGCGCAACCCGCATTACAGCGGCAATGAATGGTCGGCGCTGTACGGGCTGTCGACCGGCGCGGTGTCCGCGATGCTGGCTGCGGTTGGCTGGATCATCGCCGGCGACACCCTGGGCGCCGCCGACAGCGGCCGCGACTGGCAGTGGTTCTGGATGGTCAACGCCGCGGTCGCGCTGGGCGCTTCGCTGATCGGAAACAACCTGTGGAACATCGCCAGCCGGCGACTGCCGCTGACGCTGTCGGGCCAGATGATCGTGTTCGAAACGCTGTTCGCGCTGGCCTATGGCTTCGTCTTCGAGCAGCGCTGGCCGCGGCCGCTGGAAATCGCCGCGATCGTGTTGCTGATGGTCGGCGTGGCCTGGTCGGTGCGCTTGCACGCCACCGACAAGTCTGCGTAG
- a CDS encoding RnfH family protein, whose product MAPAERSAGTVHIAVCYARPGAVFLKDIDVPEGTTIAAAIVGSGLQQACPEVDPATMRVGIFGKLKTPETVVRDGDRVEVYRPLTADPKQARRKRVQKQRASGTREGQKWLRGNS is encoded by the coding sequence ATGGCGCCAGCTGAACGCAGCGCCGGCACGGTGCATATCGCGGTCTGCTACGCGCGGCCGGGGGCCGTGTTCCTGAAGGACATCGACGTCCCCGAGGGCACCACGATTGCCGCGGCGATCGTCGGCTCCGGACTGCAGCAGGCCTGCCCGGAGGTCGACCCGGCCACCATGCGGGTGGGCATCTTCGGCAAGCTCAAGACCCCGGAGACGGTGGTGCGCGACGGCGATCGCGTCGAGGTCTACCGGCCGCTGACCGCGGATCCGAAGCAGGCACGCCGCAAGCGGGTCCAGAAGCAGCGCGCCAGCGGCACGCGCGAGGGCCAGAAATGGTTGCGCGGCAACAGCTGA
- the ppsA gene encoding phosphoenolpyruvate synthase, which yields MTNQADNGAYVLPFEQLRMADVEIVGGKNSSLGEMISQLAEAGVRVPGGFATTALAFRDFLAHNNLTERISQRLKTLNVDDVKALAEAGAEIRDWVATAPFQPRLEQEIREFYARVSEREGAEASFAVRSSATAEDLPDASFAGQQESYLNVSGIDDVLDKIKHVFASLYNDRAISYRVHKGFAHDVVALSAGIQRMVRSDLAASGVMFTIDTESGFPDVVFITSSYGLGETVVQGAVNPDEFYVFKPTLQAGKYPIIRRSIGSKLIKMEFTKPGEAGRVKTVDVPGELRNRYSITDDDVTELARYAMIIEKHYGRPMDIEWGKDGKDGKIYILQARPETVKSQSAGKAEQRFKLKGTAPVLTSGRAIGQKIGTGPVRVINDPSEMERVQPGDVLVADMTDPNWEPVMKRASAIVTNRGGRTCHAAIIARELGVPAVVGCGDATDVLKDGTLVTVSCAEGDEGRIYDGLLETEVTEVQRGEMPEIDVKLMMNVGNPQLAFDFAQIPNNGVGLARLEFIINNNIGVHPKAILDYPQVDADLKKAVESVARGHASPRAFYVDKLAEGIATIGAAFYPKPVIVRLSDFKSNEYKKLIGGSRYEPDEENPMLGFRGASRYIAEDFAEAFEMECKAMKRVRDEMGLTNVEIMVPFVRTLGQAEKVIELLAKHGLKRGENGLRIIMMCEVPSNAILAEEFLQFFDGFSIGSNDLTQLTLGLDRDSGMELLAKDFDERDPAVCFMLSRAISACIRLDKYVGICGQGPSDHPDFAAWLAKEGIKSISLNPDSVVETWQQLAS from the coding sequence ATGACTAACCAGGCAGATAACGGCGCCTATGTGCTGCCGTTCGAGCAGTTGCGCATGGCTGACGTGGAAATCGTCGGCGGCAAGAATTCGTCGCTGGGCGAGATGATCTCCCAGCTGGCGGAAGCCGGCGTCCGGGTTCCGGGCGGCTTTGCCACCACCGCGCTGGCCTTCCGCGACTTCCTTGCCCACAACAACCTGACCGAGCGCATCTCGCAGCGCCTGAAGACCCTGAACGTCGACGACGTCAAGGCCCTGGCCGAGGCCGGCGCCGAGATCCGCGACTGGGTCGCGACCGCGCCGTTCCAGCCGCGCCTGGAACAGGAAATCCGCGAGTTCTACGCGCGCGTGTCCGAGCGCGAAGGCGCCGAAGCCTCGTTCGCGGTGCGCTCGTCGGCCACCGCCGAAGACCTGCCCGACGCCTCGTTCGCCGGCCAGCAGGAGTCCTACCTGAACGTCAGCGGCATCGACGACGTGCTCGACAAGATCAAGCACGTGTTCGCCTCGCTGTACAACGACCGCGCCATCTCCTACCGCGTGCACAAGGGCTTTGCCCATGACGTGGTGGCGCTGTCCGCCGGCATCCAGCGCATGGTGCGCTCGGACCTGGCCGCTTCCGGCGTGATGTTCACCATCGACACCGAATCGGGCTTCCCCGACGTGGTCTTCATCACCTCCAGCTACGGCCTGGGCGAAACCGTGGTGCAGGGCGCGGTCAACCCGGACGAGTTCTACGTCTTCAAGCCGACCCTGCAGGCCGGCAAGTACCCGATCATCCGCCGCTCGATCGGCTCCAAGCTGATCAAGATGGAATTCACCAAGCCGGGCGAAGCCGGCCGCGTCAAGACCGTCGACGTGCCGGGCGAATTGCGCAACCGCTACTCGATCACCGACGACGACGTGACCGAGCTGGCGCGCTACGCGATGATCATCGAGAAGCACTATGGCCGCCCGATGGACATCGAGTGGGGCAAGGACGGCAAGGACGGCAAGATCTACATCCTGCAGGCCCGCCCGGAAACCGTGAAGAGCCAGTCGGCCGGCAAGGCCGAGCAGCGCTTCAAGCTCAAGGGCACCGCCCCGGTGCTGACCAGCGGCCGCGCCATCGGCCAGAAGATCGGCACCGGCCCGGTGCGCGTGATCAACGACCCGTCCGAGATGGAACGCGTGCAGCCCGGCGACGTGCTGGTCGCCGACATGACCGACCCGAACTGGGAGCCGGTGATGAAGCGCGCCTCGGCCATCGTCACCAACCGTGGCGGCCGTACCTGCCACGCCGCCATCATCGCGCGGGAACTGGGCGTACCGGCGGTGGTCGGCTGCGGCGATGCCACCGACGTGCTCAAGGACGGCACGCTGGTGACGGTGTCGTGCGCCGAGGGCGACGAAGGCCGCATCTACGACGGCCTGCTGGAAACCGAAGTGACCGAGGTCCAGCGCGGCGAGATGCCCGAGATCGACGTCAAGCTGATGATGAACGTCGGCAACCCCCAGCTGGCGTTCGACTTCGCGCAGATCCCGAACAACGGCGTCGGCCTGGCCCGCCTGGAATTCATCATCAACAACAATATCGGCGTCCACCCGAAGGCCATCCTCGACTACCCGCAGGTCGATGCCGACCTGAAGAAGGCCGTCGAAAGCGTGGCCCGCGGCCACGCCAGCCCGCGCGCGTTCTACGTCGACAAGCTGGCCGAGGGCATCGCCACCATCGGCGCGGCCTTCTACCCGAAGCCCGTGATCGTGCGCCTGTCGGACTTCAAGTCCAACGAGTACAAGAAGCTGATCGGCGGCTCACGCTACGAGCCGGATGAAGAGAACCCGATGCTGGGCTTCCGTGGCGCCTCGCGCTACATCGCCGAAGACTTCGCCGAGGCCTTCGAGATGGAATGCAAGGCCATGAAGCGCGTGCGCGACGAAATGGGCCTGACCAACGTCGAGATCATGGTGCCGTTCGTGCGCACGCTCGGCCAGGCCGAGAAGGTGATCGAGCTGCTGGCCAAGCATGGCCTGAAGCGCGGCGAGAACGGCCTGCGCATCATCATGATGTGCGAAGTGCCGTCCAACGCGATCCTGGCCGAAGAGTTCCTGCAGTTCTTCGACGGCTTCTCGATCGGCTCGAACGACCTGACCCAGCTGACGCTGGGCCTGGACCGCGACTCGGGCATGGAGCTGCTGGCCAAGGACTTCGACGAGCGCGATCCGGCGGTGTGCTTCATGCTGTCGCGCGCGATCTCGGCCTGCATCCGCCTGGACAAGTACGTCGGCATCTGCGGCCAGGGTCCTTCGGACCATCCGGACTTTGCCGCCTGGCTGGCCAAGGAAGGCATCAAGTCGATCTCGCTGAATCCGGACTCGGTGGTCGAGACCTGGCAACAGCTGGCTTCCTGA
- the guaA gene encoding glutamine-hydrolyzing GMP synthase, translating to MHDKILILDFGSQVTQLIARRVREAHVYCEIHPNDVSDAFVREFAPKAIILSGSHASTYEDHQLRAPQAVWDLGVPVLGICYGMQTMAVQLGGKVEWSDQREFGYAEMRAHGHTELLKDIEDFRTPEGHGMLKVWMSHGDKVTGLPPGFKLMASTPSCPIAGMADETRHYYAVQFHPEVTHTVKGRQMLERFVLQIAGCKPDWVMRDHIEEAVAKIREQVGDEEVILGLSGGVDSSVAAALIHRAIGDQLTCVFVDHGLLRQDEGKLVMEMFVGRLHAKVVHVDASDQFLGHLAGVTDPEQKRKIIGREFVEVFQAEAKKLTNAKWLAQGTIYPDVVESGGTKTKKATTIKSHHNVGGLPETLGLKLLEPLRDLFKDEVRELGVALGLPPEMVYRHPFPGPGLGVRILGEVKRDYADLLRRADAIFIEELRKTIATEHDAAAGLCEPDHVGKSWYDLTSQAFAVFLPVKSVGVMGDGRTYDYVVALRAVQTTDFMTAHWAHLPYALLGRCSNRIINEVRGLNRVVYDVSGKPPATIEWE from the coding sequence ATGCACGACAAAATCCTCATTCTTGATTTCGGCTCGCAGGTCACGCAGCTGATCGCCCGCCGCGTCCGCGAGGCGCACGTCTATTGCGAAATCCACCCGAACGACGTCAGCGACGCGTTCGTGCGCGAATTCGCCCCCAAGGCGATCATCCTGTCCGGCAGCCACGCCAGCACCTATGAAGACCACCAGCTGCGCGCGCCGCAGGCGGTGTGGGACCTGGGCGTGCCGGTGCTGGGCATCTGCTACGGCATGCAGACCATGGCGGTGCAACTGGGCGGCAAGGTCGAGTGGAGCGACCAGCGCGAATTCGGCTACGCCGAGATGCGCGCGCACGGCCATACCGAGCTGCTCAAGGACATCGAGGACTTCCGCACGCCGGAAGGCCACGGCATGCTCAAGGTGTGGATGAGCCATGGCGACAAGGTCACCGGCCTGCCGCCGGGCTTCAAGCTGATGGCGTCCACGCCGAGCTGCCCGATCGCCGGCATGGCCGACGAGACCCGCCACTACTACGCGGTGCAGTTCCACCCCGAGGTCACGCACACGGTCAAGGGCCGCCAGATGCTGGAGCGCTTCGTGCTGCAGATCGCCGGCTGCAAGCCCGACTGGGTCATGCGCGACCATATCGAGGAAGCGGTGGCCAAGATCCGCGAGCAGGTCGGCGATGAAGAAGTCATCCTGGGCCTGTCCGGCGGCGTCGACTCGTCGGTGGCCGCGGCGCTGATCCATCGCGCCATCGGCGACCAGCTCACCTGCGTGTTCGTCGACCACGGCCTGCTGCGCCAGGACGAGGGCAAGCTGGTGATGGAAATGTTCGTCGGCCGCCTGCACGCCAAGGTCGTGCATGTCGATGCCTCCGACCAGTTCCTGGGCCACCTTGCCGGCGTCACCGACCCCGAGCAGAAGCGCAAGATCATTGGCCGCGAGTTCGTTGAAGTGTTCCAGGCCGAGGCGAAGAAGCTGACCAACGCCAAGTGGCTGGCACAGGGCACGATCTACCCGGACGTGGTCGAGTCGGGCGGCACCAAGACCAAGAAGGCCACCACCATCAAGAGCCACCACAACGTTGGCGGCCTGCCCGAGACGCTGGGCCTGAAGCTGCTGGAGCCGTTGCGCGACCTGTTCAAGGACGAAGTGCGCGAGCTTGGCGTGGCGCTGGGCCTGCCGCCCGAAATGGTCTACCGCCACCCGTTCCCGGGCCCGGGCCTGGGCGTGCGCATCCTCGGCGAAGTCAAGCGCGACTACGCCGACCTGCTGCGCCGCGCCGATGCCATCTTCATCGAGGAACTGCGCAAGACCATCGCCACCGAACACGACGCCGCCGCCGGCCTGTGCGAGCCCGATCACGTCGGCAAGAGCTGGTACGACCTGACCAGCCAGGCCTTCGCCGTGTTCCTGCCGGTGAAGTCGGTGGGCGTGATGGGCGACGGCCGCACCTACGACTACGTGGTCGCGCTGCGCGCGGTGCAGACCACCGACTTCATGACCGCGCACTGGGCGCACCTGCCGTATGCGTTGCTGGGCCGCTGCTCGAACCGCATCATCAACGAAGTCCGGGGTTTGAACCGGGTCGTGTATGACGTGTCGGGGAAACCGCCGGCGACGATCGAATGGGAGTAA
- the guaB gene encoding IMP dehydrogenase, whose product MRLVQKALTFDDVLLVPAYSAVLPRDVSLRTSLTRSIELNIPLVSAAMDTVTEARLAISMAQAGGIGIVHKNLKPADQAREVARVKRYESGVLRDPITISPDMKIRDVIALSQQHGISGFPVVEGKAVVGIITNRDLRFEEELDAPVRAKMTPRDKLVTVAEGAPLDEAKRLMNRHRLERVVVVNQAFELRGLITVKDIQKAVDNPLASKDDHGQLRVGAAVGVGPDNDERVELLVKAGVDVIVVDTAHGHSQGVLDRVRWVKQNFPQVQVVGGNIATGEAARALVEHGADGVKVGIGPGSICTTRIVAGVGVPQITAVSNVAEALKGTGVPLIADGGVRYSGDVAKALAAGAHTVMMGGMFSGTEEAPGETFLFQGRSFKSYRGMGSVGAMKDGAADRYFQEDNTANVDKLVPEGIEGRVPYKGSVMAIIHQLTGGVRASMGYCGSKSIADWHESAQFVQITAAGMRESHVHDVQITKEAPNYHID is encoded by the coding sequence ATGCGTCTTGTCCAGAAAGCACTCACATTCGATGACGTGCTGCTCGTCCCGGCCTATTCGGCCGTCCTTCCCCGGGATGTTTCCCTCCGCACCAGCCTGACCCGCTCCATCGAACTGAACATCCCGCTGGTATCCGCGGCGATGGACACCGTGACGGAAGCGCGCCTGGCGATTTCCATGGCGCAGGCCGGCGGCATCGGCATCGTCCACAAGAACCTGAAGCCCGCCGACCAGGCCCGCGAAGTCGCGCGCGTCAAGCGCTACGAGTCCGGCGTGCTGCGTGATCCGATCACCATTTCGCCAGACATGAAGATCCGCGATGTGATCGCGCTGTCGCAGCAGCACGGCATTTCCGGATTCCCGGTGGTCGAGGGCAAGGCCGTGGTCGGCATCATCACCAACCGCGACCTGCGCTTCGAAGAAGAGCTCGACGCCCCGGTGCGCGCCAAGATGACGCCGCGCGACAAGCTGGTGACCGTGGCCGAGGGCGCGCCGCTGGACGAAGCCAAGCGGCTGATGAACCGCCACCGCCTCGAGCGCGTGGTGGTGGTGAACCAGGCCTTCGAGCTGCGCGGCCTGATCACGGTGAAGGACATCCAGAAGGCGGTGGACAACCCGCTCGCCAGCAAGGATGACCACGGCCAGCTGCGCGTTGGCGCCGCGGTCGGCGTGGGCCCGGACAACGACGAGCGCGTCGAGCTGCTGGTCAAGGCCGGCGTCGATGTGATTGTGGTGGATACGGCGCACGGTCATAGCCAGGGCGTGCTGGACCGCGTGCGCTGGGTCAAGCAGAACTTCCCGCAGGTACAGGTGGTTGGCGGCAATATCGCCACCGGCGAGGCCGCGCGAGCGCTGGTCGAGCATGGCGCCGACGGCGTCAAGGTCGGCATCGGCCCGGGCTCGATCTGCACCACGCGTATCGTTGCCGGCGTCGGCGTGCCGCAGATCACCGCCGTCTCCAACGTGGCCGAAGCGCTCAAGGGCACCGGCGTGCCGCTGATCGCCGACGGCGGCGTGCGTTATTCCGGCGATGTGGCCAAGGCCCTCGCGGCCGGCGCGCACACCGTGATGATGGGCGGCATGTTCTCGGGCACCGAGGAAGCGCCGGGCGAAACCTTCCTGTTCCAGGGCCGCTCGTTCAAGAGCTACCGCGGCATGGGTTCGGTGGGTGCGATGAAGGACGGCGCGGCCGACCGCTACTTCCAGGAAGACAACACCGCCAACGTCGACAAGCTGGTGCCCGAAGGCATCGAAGGGCGCGTGCCGTACAAGGGCTCGGTGATGGCGATCATCCACCAGCTGACCGGCGGCGTGCGGGCCTCGATGGGCTATTGCGGCAGCAAGTCGATTGCCGACTGGCACGAGAGCGCGCAGTTCGTCCAGATCACGGCAGCCGGCATGCGCGAATCGCATGTGCACGACGTGCAGATCACCAAGGAAGCGCCGAACTACCATATCGACTGA
- a CDS encoding SPFH domain-containing protein, producing MLAFQLGLLPLIILIAVIVLIAKGIKIVPQQHAWVLERLGRYHATLTPGLSIVVPFVDRVAYKHVLKEIPLDVPSQVCITKDNTQLQVDGVLYFQVTDPMKASYGSSNFVVAITQLSQTTLRSVIGKLELDKTFEEREFINHSVVNALDEAASNWGVKVLRYEIKDLTPPKEILHAMQAQITAEREKRALIAASEGRRQEQINLASGAREAAIQKSEGEKQAAINTAQGEAQAILAVAEANAQAIQKIGNAIRTEGGMDAVNLKVAEEYVAAFGNLAKQGNTLIVPGNLGEMSSMIASALQIVKGQKAGA from the coding sequence ATGCTCGCTTTTCAGCTTGGTTTGCTGCCGCTGATCATCCTCATCGCCGTCATCGTGCTGATTGCCAAGGGCATCAAGATCGTGCCGCAGCAGCATGCCTGGGTGCTGGAGCGCCTGGGCCGCTATCACGCGACCCTGACGCCGGGGCTGTCGATCGTGGTGCCGTTCGTCGACCGCGTCGCCTACAAGCACGTGCTCAAGGAAATCCCGCTGGACGTGCCCAGCCAGGTCTGCATCACCAAGGACAACACGCAGCTGCAGGTCGACGGCGTGCTGTACTTCCAGGTCACCGACCCGATGAAGGCGTCGTACGGCTCCAGCAATTTCGTGGTCGCGATCACGCAGCTGTCGCAGACCACGCTGCGCTCGGTGATCGGCAAGCTGGAGCTGGACAAGACCTTCGAGGAGCGCGAGTTCATCAATCACAGCGTGGTCAATGCGCTGGATGAAGCCGCTTCCAACTGGGGCGTGAAGGTGCTGCGCTACGAGATCAAGGACCTGACCCCGCCCAAGGAGATCCTGCATGCGATGCAGGCGCAGATCACCGCCGAGCGGGAAAAGCGGGCGCTGATCGCCGCGTCGGAAGGCAGGCGCCAGGAACAGATCAACCTGGCCTCGGGCGCGCGCGAGGCGGCGATCCAGAAATCGGAAGGCGAGAAGCAGGCGGCGATCAATACCGCGCAGGGCGAGGCCCAGGCCATCCTGGCCGTGGCCGAGGCGAACGCGCAGGCGATCCAGAAGATCGGCAACGCGATCCGCACCGAAGGCGGCATGGACGCGGTCAACCTGAAGGTGGCCGAGGAATATGTTGCCGCATTCGGCAACCTGGCCAAGCAAGGCAATACGCTGATCGTGCCCGGCAACCTGGGCGAGATGAGCAGCATGATCGCGTCAGCGCTGCAGATCGTGAAGGGGCAGAAGGCCGGCGCCTGA
- the smpB gene encoding SsrA-binding protein SmpB: protein MTIADNKKAFFDYFIEERYEAGIVLEGWEVKAIRAGRVQIKEGYVVVRDAEMFLIGAHISPLQSASTHVKPDPVRTRKLLLKADEIKKLIGKVEQRGYTLVPLNLHYTRGRVKCEIGLAKGKKQFDKRETEKQRDWQREKARIMKGDTKA from the coding sequence ATGACCATTGCAGATAACAAGAAGGCCTTCTTCGACTATTTCATCGAGGAACGATACGAGGCCGGGATCGTGCTGGAAGGCTGGGAGGTCAAGGCGATCCGCGCCGGGCGGGTGCAGATCAAGGAAGGCTATGTGGTGGTGCGCGACGCCGAGATGTTCCTGATCGGCGCCCATATCAGCCCGCTGCAGAGCGCCTCCACCCACGTCAAGCCCGATCCGGTGCGCACGCGCAAGCTGCTGCTCAAGGCCGACGAAATCAAGAAGCTGATCGGCAAGGTCGAGCAGCGCGGCTACACGCTGGTGCCGCTGAACCTGCATTACACCCGCGGCCGCGTCAAGTGCGAGATCGGCCTGGCCAAGGGCAAGAAGCAGTTCGACAAGCGCGAGACCGAGAAACAGCGCGATTGGCAGCGCGAGAAGGCCCGCATCATGAAGGGCGACACCAAGGCATAG
- a CDS encoding DUF4124 domain-containing protein — protein MLRSSAPCLLAATLAAVLAAPAPALAYWQWRDANGHMVYSDVPPSTAAARALRAPGRHAGELQPAQAAPAAEAASAAPAPAKASARPAAPTPEEAFQKRREASLKAAADEARKETEAAERAARCAQLRNYATGLQQGMRAAVAGPDGSLQHLNSEQRQAEILKTSANLEKHCN, from the coding sequence ATGCTACGATCGTCCGCGCCGTGCCTGCTTGCCGCTACCCTTGCCGCCGTTCTGGCCGCACCCGCGCCGGCCCTCGCCTACTGGCAGTGGCGCGATGCCAACGGCCACATGGTCTACAGCGACGTGCCGCCGTCCACGGCCGCGGCCAGGGCCCTGCGCGCCCCGGGGCGCCATGCCGGCGAGCTCCAGCCGGCCCAGGCGGCCCCGGCAGCGGAGGCCGCCAGCGCCGCCCCGGCTCCCGCCAAGGCCTCGGCCAGGCCCGCCGCACCGACGCCCGAAGAAGCGTTCCAGAAGCGTCGCGAAGCCAGCCTCAAAGCCGCTGCCGACGAAGCCCGCAAGGAAACCGAGGCGGCCGAGCGCGCCGCGCGCTGCGCGCAGCTGCGCAACTACGCCACCGGACTGCAACAGGGCATGCGCGCCGCGGTGGCCGGCCCGGATGGTTCGCTGCAGCACCTGAACAGCGAACAGCGCCAGGCGGAAATCCTCAAGACCAGCGCCAACCTGGAAAAGCATTGCAACTGA
- a CDS encoding type II toxin-antitoxin system RatA family toxin — MADVHKSVLLGYSAAQMYDLVTRVEDYPKFLPWCGGVEVFEQTETKLDAKIHIHFKGIQQFFHTRNTQERPTRIDMTFADGPFKTFNGSWRFTPLREDACKIEFHLHYEFSSLLLEKLIGPVFSMIANTFVDAFVKRAEVVYGAS, encoded by the coding sequence ATGGCAGACGTCCATAAATCCGTCCTGCTCGGTTATTCGGCCGCGCAGATGTATGACCTGGTCACCCGCGTGGAGGACTATCCCAAGTTCCTGCCATGGTGCGGCGGCGTGGAGGTGTTCGAGCAGACCGAGACGAAACTCGACGCCAAGATCCATATCCACTTCAAGGGCATCCAGCAGTTCTTCCATACGCGCAATACCCAGGAACGCCCGACGCGTATCGACATGACCTTTGCCGACGGGCCGTTCAAGACCTTCAACGGGTCATGGCGCTTTACGCCGCTGCGCGAAGACGCGTGCAAGATCGAGTTCCACCTGCACTACGAGTTTTCCAGCCTGCTGCTGGAAAAGCTCATTGGCCCGGTCTTCAGCATGATCGCCAATACCTTTGTCGATGCCTTCGTCAAGCGCGCCGAGGTGGTCTATGGCGCCAGCTGA
- the ppsR gene encoding posphoenolpyruvate synthetase regulatory kinase/phosphorylase PpsR, producing the protein MFIVSDGTGITAETFSHSILAQFEMRFRKVRMPFVDTPEKAHIAVGKINEAFHNEGVPPIVFTTLVNQEANKALRRAKAMILDMFQTFIEPLEKELGVKSTHAIGRFHQNADTEAYKNRIEAINFSLAHDDGQSHKNLEEADVILVGVSRSGKTPTSLYLAMQYGLKAANYPLIPDDFERGRLPSALYAFKPKIFGLSIDPQRLTEIRNERRPGSKYAALENCRYEVNEAEAMMRREGIKWLSSTHKSIEEIATTILQEIKVDRDNY; encoded by the coding sequence GTGTTCATCGTCTCGGATGGCACCGGCATCACCGCCGAGACCTTCAGCCACTCCATCCTGGCCCAGTTCGAAATGCGCTTCCGCAAGGTGCGCATGCCCTTTGTCGATACCCCGGAAAAGGCACATATCGCCGTCGGCAAGATCAACGAGGCGTTCCACAACGAAGGCGTGCCGCCGATCGTCTTCACCACGCTGGTCAACCAGGAAGCGAACAAGGCGCTGCGCCGCGCCAAGGCGATGATCCTGGACATGTTCCAGACCTTCATCGAGCCGCTCGAGAAGGAACTGGGCGTGAAATCCACCCACGCCATCGGCCGTTTCCACCAGAATGCGGACACCGAGGCCTACAAGAACCGGATCGAGGCGATCAACTTCTCGCTGGCGCATGATGACGGCCAGTCACACAAGAACCTGGAGGAAGCCGATGTGATCCTGGTGGGCGTGTCGCGCAGCGGCAAGACCCCGACCAGCCTCTACCTGGCGATGCAGTACGGGCTGAAGGCGGCCAACTATCCGCTGATTCCCGACGACTTCGAGCGCGGCAGGCTGCCGTCGGCGCTCTATGCGTTCAAGCCGAAGATCTTCGGCCTGTCGATCGACCCGCAGCGCCTGACCGAGATCCGCAACGAGCGCCGCCCCGGCAGCAAGTACGCCGCGCTGGAAAACTGCCGCTACGAGGTCAACGAGGCCGAGGCGATGATGCGGCGCGAAGGCATCAAGTGGCTGTCGTCGACGCACAAGTCGATCGAAGAGATCGCGACCACGATCCTGCAGGAGATCAAGGTCGATCGCGACAACTACTGA